Below is a genomic region from Rhododendron vialii isolate Sample 1 chromosome 5a, ASM3025357v1.
AGCTTCTTGAGCTAAGATGCTTtcttctcgatgtaccccttttgAGTTATATAAattgtttcgtttgccgagcaaaaaaaaaaaatttacacttttcggagttttttttgtttcagacAAAACTTGGTTGGAGATGTGTTGATATGAGCACGGCATGGCATGGGACAATAAAGTAAATGGGCTACCACAGTACAACATGAAGCACGGTTTGCATAGAGCTAAACGGGTCGGGCGAGCACGACCTGATctgtttgacacctctacctGGAGGCGCACTTACTTATTCAAAAGCATTGACCTAAAAtagtgtaaaatattttgacGCCATCATTACTAAAATCCCTTACTATGGAGAGCACATTAATTGTGAATGATAGAGAATTAGAACGTTACAAGGAGAGCAAATTTTATGATGTCAGTCACCTAAATTATCGTAATGTTGTTATTTAGGAGAccttgtttaatttttatttcagAATGCTTACTTACAGCTCATGTCTAATATATTTTAAGTCTCCATCTTTACAAAAGGGTCAATAGTTTGCCAAAAATGTCAATtatgagaaaatagtttttttttatttttattgggaCAACTTTATTTTGCACTTCTAAAATCCTAACAAAAAAGAGCTGTAAAAAGCTGTAAAAGTCAATAAGAAACACAAAACAAGATAAATCCTGACTTTTACAGCTGATACTATTTATTTTGAGCCCACTTCCGCGTATATAACCATCGCTTTTGCTCCCTATCTTGCATCCCTATGCCTTCATTCCTTCCAATCTCCACCCCTATAGCCCACCACCTCTTTTTTCTCCCTTTGCAACCCCGCTATCTCATTCTATAGAATTTTCTTGTTCGGCAAtccattctgcacatatcaccGAAAAAATGCATCAAATTACCTTTCTCCTCGTCCTCTTTTCTTGCTTGTTGGCCAACTTCCCCTAACAATTGGAGATATCAAAACAGTAACGATATCCTCAGACTCTCGTCGCCCCATCCTTTTTGAAGATTTCTGTTTCGATCTCACCGGTCACGTCACTCTCAGCCTCTCCAATGTATCAATCGCCACTACCTCTACCACCCCAATAAACTCCTCACGTATAGGTTTCTTCTTTGGCAATATATATGCCCTCCTATGTTATCTTTTTGTGATACTTTTTCAGGAAGGAAAAACATGCATTCTTGAGTCCCCCAATCTAATCCCAGGACGTTTCGAACCCATAGCCACATTTGCAGAACGCTCACCTCCTCCCCATTCTTCCATCAGCAAAACCCTGCCCATCCCTGCGTTTACCGTGAACAACAAAACCCGCCCCGTCCATTCACGAGACCATCTCGGTATCTATTTTTCGAACTGTGAGCCAAATACCTCTGTCTCAATGCACGTTCACATTGAAACCTATAACATATACCGAAATGGCAAGGACTATCTTGAAGTCGGTAGAACTCAATTGCCAATGATCTACTTCATTTTTTCCGTCCTTTACTTGCCGTTTCTGGCCTTGTGGGTATATGTATGCAACAACAGGTCGTTCGTTCGCAAAATACACATTCTGATGGCCATATTGGTCTTAATGAAATCGTTGAATCTATTTTTCGAGGCAGAGGACAAACACTACATCAAGGTCAGTGGAACCCCTCATGGATGGGACTTATGGTTTTATTTGTTCCATTGTCTTCGTGCTCTGCTATTGCTAACCATAATCATGTTGATTGGGACTGGTTGGACAATCTTAAAACCATGTTTACATGCCAACGACAAGAAAATCTTGGCTGTGGGCGTAATAATTCAGGTTTTCGCTAGCATAGCCCATGTTTATACAGATGAAACCGGCCCATCCAATAGCAACTACTTGTATTTGACTCTAGCGTTATTGCTGGTCGATTTCGTTGGCTTTACTATAGTTTTCGTTCCAATTGATTCGTCCATGAAGACACTTAAGGAAGCTGCGAAGACAGATGGAACTGCTGCACGGGATCTGGGAAAGACGAGACTTTTAGGATATTTTAATGGATTTGTGTTTACGTTCTGGCTAATGAAGTGGTTTGCGTTGTTTTTGGTCTCTTTTGACCCCGATGAAGATTGTTTAGAGTGGTTGATTGTTACTATTGAAGAGACTCTTGCCCTTGGATTTTACGTTGGAATGTTTTATTTGTTTCGGCCTAGGCAGCAAAATGAGTATTTTGCTATTGAAGATGAAGAGACGGCTCTTGCTATGATTCGCAGAGAGTTTGCCTCTATCTGAAATTCGGATTAGCCATTCAAGTGGTGAGACTTCGTACGACTCGGTAAATTTGATGTGAGGATTTTCTTGATGAAGAGCTGGGATTTGGGGTAGTcctcggggaaaaaaaaaggaaaagatctGGAAATTGTGGAGATATATGTTATTTTATTCGCTTATTCAatccaattgaaaaaaaaaagtatgtaaGGTAATTACACGTTGTGCTATTTTCTTTTGTGGAATAtagaaattgagaaatttctttgtgtttttgaCAAGTTTCTCCCATGCAGCCAAGAAGAGGCATAAAGGTaataatgaaaacaaaattggaaaaattttaACCAggagaacaaaaaagaacaacATATCACGGTTATCaccaaaagaaagaacaggAAATAGATCTCAAAACGTATGATCGATGAACACAGATCCGAAAGATGCAATTTTCATTGGGAGGAGTTTAACTGGTAAAATAATTAGGTCAAAGAGAAACGAACCTGTTCGTGTCGGTAACCAATCCCGACTTCAAATGTGGGTGGCATACGTTGAGGATCGATAGCCGACCGTGGCCCAAGATGACGAAGATTCGATCGAGGCAAATACGGAGTTCCTCAGGATTCGGTAAACTTGGCTCCTTTTCAACTTGGaacattttattaattttaagttaaattaagACCGCATAAATGTGTACTTCTACTTACTATTAAAAAGATTAATAGCAAGCATAAATTGTGTCTTATATATGGGACCCCCAACAACGAACAATGCGATCTGACCTATATCACATGACATGACTGAGTTCGTAAGATACAATTAAAGTTAAAGAACAGAGGCTTGCAAGATCCAGACTCCGATATTGTAGTACGCAAGTGActaataaatttttattattttttattttgtcaaactTTCGAGGTACTTTCATTGATACGAAAACCCTACATTGGGAATGAGTAGCCACCTCGAAGGAGGGTGGAATGCAACCACAAAAGAGGCCTAAACTCATAAACCCATATTCAGGGTCTCACACAGATAAGACTCGTCTCCGACCTTGAAAAGCCATTAAGATGACATAGAAAACCCACCACAACACCCACAAGGAGTGAGAGAAAGCCCCGCGCTGAGAAAgaaacccaataaaaaaaacaacaaagaaaaactaTAGCAAAACCTACAAGCAAACAAAAGATCCACACCCTTAAGTCTAGCCGCCAAAAAACGCCGAATAAGACCATcattgccgccaccaccattgCTACAAGGGCTGCCGAGACACAGCAAAGAGTACGGAAAATTTGTCAAGTTCATTGGAAATTAATTAGTACAAGAAATTGTGCTGCTGAAAAGCTAAGTGTTGGGTCTTTTCTTCAACAAGGACTTGATGCTTATTGGGGTTTTCGGAAAGGGGAAGAAGAGCTCAAAGGGTATCGAAATTGGAGTCGAAAATCACTTGAGGAGGGTTTGCTATTCATGAAAATACCCAGAGGACTTATACATCAGCTGGTGATCTGTTTCAACTTGATTAAAATGCAAAAAGCGAGTACCGGATGTTTCCAGGTGAAGAAATCACCATTCCCAAAGGTTATATGAGCATATAATTGAGTTGATTTGCCATTGGGTTGAGTCCAGTTAGGCAA
It encodes:
- the LOC131326882 gene encoding protein CANDIDATE G-PROTEIN COUPLED RECEPTOR 7-like; translation: MWMKAKFDIKVYTVEDFKVFLDGIRKEGKTCILESPNLIPGRFEPIATFAERSPPPHSSISKTLPIPAFTVNNKTRPVHSRDHLGIYFSNCEPNTSVSMHVHIETYNIYRNGKDYLEVGRTQLPMIYFIFSVLYLPFLALWVYVCNNRSFVRKIHILMAILVLMKSLNLFFEAEDKHYIKVSGTPHGWDLWFYLFHCLRALLLLTIIMLIGTGWTILKPCLHANDKKILAVGVIIQVFASIAHVYTDETGPSNSNYLYLTLALLLVDFVGFTIVFVPIDSSMKTLKEAAKTDGTAARDLGKTRLLGYFNGFVFTFWLMKWFALFLVSFDPDEDCLEWLIVTIEETLALGFYVGMFYLFRPRQQNEYFAIEDEETALAMIRREFASI